Proteins from a genomic interval of Microbacterium esteraromaticum:
- a CDS encoding IclR family transcriptional regulator: MTASDSSPAPAGVQSVARTFALLEALADAGGEEALAALAAATGLAVPTAHRLLKTLHGLGYVRQLEDRRYALGAGLIALGQQAVPPLADAALPALRQLEDAFHETANLAVLDGDLVLYAGQVASRQRMRMFTEVGRRVLPHSTGVGKAMLSTMPEPHVRALIARTGLPCFTPQTLTDPDAFIADLRRSRSRGFAADDSEQEVGVRCIAVAVPGLGQPAAISVSGPAARITDARVPDVVDALTQAAEHLAAAGR, from the coding sequence GTGACAGCATCCGACAGCTCTCCCGCACCCGCCGGCGTGCAGTCCGTCGCCCGCACCTTCGCCCTGCTCGAAGCCCTCGCCGACGCCGGGGGAGAAGAGGCGCTCGCCGCGCTCGCCGCCGCCACCGGCCTCGCCGTGCCGACCGCGCACCGCCTGCTCAAGACACTGCACGGCCTCGGCTACGTGCGCCAGCTCGAAGACCGCCGCTATGCCCTCGGCGCCGGGCTCATCGCCCTCGGGCAGCAGGCCGTGCCGCCGCTGGCCGATGCCGCACTACCCGCACTGCGGCAGCTCGAAGACGCCTTTCACGAGACCGCCAACCTCGCCGTGCTCGACGGTGACCTCGTGCTGTATGCCGGACAGGTGGCCTCGCGTCAGCGCATGCGCATGTTCACCGAGGTGGGACGGCGCGTGCTGCCGCACTCGACCGGCGTCGGCAAGGCGATGCTCTCGACCATGCCCGAACCGCACGTTCGCGCACTCATCGCCCGTACCGGGCTGCCGTGCTTCACCCCGCAGACCCTCACCGACCCGGATGCCTTCATCGCCGACCTGCGCCGATCGCGCAGCCGCGGGTTCGCCGCCGACGACAGCGAACAAGAGGTCGGCGTGCGCTGCATCGCCGTCGCCGTGCCCGGACTGGGTCAGCCCGCCGCGATCTCGGTATCGGGTCCCGCCGCCCGCATCACGGATGCCCGGGTGCCCGACGTTGTCGACGCGCTGACGCAGGCGGCCGAGCATCTGGCAGCTGCCGGCCGCTGA
- a CDS encoding acetylxylan esterase, whose translation MPRFDLPPEQLRTYSPDVTEPADFDEFWQRTLAESRAVATPPVLRRVDSPLRTVEVYDVTFSGYAGDPVHAWLVLPAHIDGPLPGIVEYVGYGGGRGVAHEQLHWASSGYAYLRMDTRGQGSVWGNGGSTADPHGTGSSSPGFMTRGILDPHDYYYRRVFTDGVLAVDALRSLDRVDASRVAVVGSSQGGGISIAVAGLTEGLIAVMPEVPFLCHFERAIGMTDRDPYQEVVRYLSVHRDAVEPVFHTLSYFDGVTFARRATAPALFSVALMDATCPPSTVYAAKNAWAADAEIIEYPFNDHEGGLGVHWAPQAQFLAAHVGEPVSAG comes from the coding sequence ATGCCGCGTTTCGACCTGCCGCCCGAGCAGCTGCGCACCTACTCGCCCGACGTGACCGAACCGGCCGACTTCGACGAGTTCTGGCAGCGCACCCTCGCCGAGTCGCGCGCCGTCGCGACCCCGCCCGTGCTGCGCCGGGTCGACTCTCCTCTGCGCACGGTCGAGGTCTACGACGTCACCTTCAGCGGCTATGCCGGTGATCCCGTGCACGCCTGGCTCGTGCTGCCCGCGCACATCGACGGCCCGTTGCCGGGCATCGTCGAGTACGTCGGGTACGGCGGCGGCCGCGGTGTCGCCCACGAGCAACTGCACTGGGCATCGTCCGGATACGCGTACCTGCGCATGGACACCCGTGGCCAGGGCAGCGTCTGGGGCAACGGCGGCTCGACCGCCGATCCGCACGGCACCGGTTCGTCGTCGCCCGGGTTCATGACCCGGGGCATCCTCGACCCGCACGACTACTACTACCGCCGCGTGTTCACCGACGGCGTGCTCGCCGTTGACGCACTGCGCTCGCTCGACCGCGTCGACGCCAGCCGTGTCGCCGTCGTCGGCTCGAGCCAGGGCGGGGGCATCTCGATCGCCGTCGCCGGCCTCACCGAGGGGCTGATCGCCGTGATGCCCGAGGTGCCGTTCCTGTGCCACTTCGAACGCGCGATCGGCATGACCGACCGCGACCCCTACCAAGAGGTCGTCCGCTACCTGTCGGTGCACCGCGACGCCGTCGAGCCGGTCTTCCACACCCTGTCGTACTTCGACGGCGTCACCTTCGCCCGCCGGGCGACGGCGCCAGCGCTGTTCTCGGTCGCGCTGATGGATGCCACCTGTCCGCCCTCCACGGTGTACGCGGCCAAGAATGCTTGGGCGGCCGACGCCGAGATCATCGAGTACCCGTTCAATGACCACGAGGGCGGCCTCGGCGTGCACTGGGCGCCGCAGGCGCAGTTCCTCGCCGCGCACGTGGGGGAGCCCGTCTCCGCCGGGTAA
- a CDS encoding DUF2520 domain-containing protein: MTSFAPAPSDTTIAIIGAGRLGTTLARALRAARFRVFGPLGPGTPPRADIALLCVPDAAISETARATRPFARLIGHASGATPLDDVDFSIHPLQTFIGTEPPEIFHGITAAIAGRTPDALAAADSIARALGARPIAIDDVHRAEYHAAASFASNFVLTVLDAAEQLAERANIPPADARELLAPLIRQSVDNWVATGAGPVLTGPIARGDEATVARQRQVAEAAGLDELFDALADRTRALTDRPAA, translated from the coding sequence ATGACGTCCTTCGCACCCGCCCCGAGCGACACGACCATCGCCATCATCGGCGCCGGTCGCCTCGGCACCACACTGGCTCGTGCGCTCCGCGCCGCCCGCTTCCGCGTCTTCGGCCCCCTCGGGCCGGGCACCCCGCCCCGCGCCGACATCGCCCTCCTCTGCGTCCCCGACGCCGCCATCAGCGAGACCGCGCGCGCAACCAGACCGTTCGCCCGCCTCATCGGTCACGCCTCGGGCGCGACACCCCTCGACGACGTCGACTTCAGCATCCACCCGCTCCAGACCTTCATCGGCACCGAGCCGCCCGAGATCTTCCACGGCATCACCGCGGCCATCGCCGGACGCACTCCCGACGCGCTCGCCGCAGCCGACAGCATCGCGCGCGCCCTCGGAGCCCGCCCGATCGCGATCGATGACGTGCACCGCGCCGAGTACCACGCCGCGGCCTCGTTCGCGTCGAACTTCGTGCTCACCGTGCTCGACGCCGCCGAGCAACTCGCCGAGCGGGCGAACATCCCGCCCGCCGACGCGCGCGAGCTGCTGGCACCACTCATTCGGCAGAGCGTCGACAACTGGGTCGCCACCGGGGCGGGCCCCGTGCTCACCGGCCCCATCGCCCGCGGAGATGAGGCCACCGTCGCCCGCCAGCGCCAGGTCGCCGAGGCGGCCGGGCTCGACGAGCTCTTCGACGCACTCGCCGATCGCACCCGCGCACTCACCGACAGACCCGCCGCATGA
- the panC gene encoding pantoate--beta-alanine ligase, whose amino-acid sequence MKIVRTIAEVRAAVRDTRSRGGRIGLVPTMGAFHDGHLSLMRHARQHNDLVVVSLFVNPTQFGPAEDLSRYPRDEHRDAALAEQAGADVLFAPDVAEIYPDGFATSIHVSGLTDVLDGAARGAHHFDGVATVVTKLLGIVRPDTAYFGQKDAQQVLVVRRVARDLDLDVRIEALPTVREPDGLAMSSRNIYLDADARRRATALNRALTVASDLHRSGERDAATLVAAARWVLDAAGITPEYLELRDATDLRALTRVDDDALLAVAARVGDARLIDNHLLTASPKKPS is encoded by the coding sequence ATGAAGATCGTCCGCACGATCGCCGAGGTGCGCGCCGCCGTGCGCGACACCCGCAGTCGTGGCGGGCGCATCGGCCTTGTGCCCACCATGGGCGCCTTCCACGACGGGCACCTCTCGCTCATGCGTCACGCCCGGCAGCACAACGACCTCGTCGTCGTCTCGCTGTTCGTCAACCCCACCCAGTTCGGCCCCGCCGAAGACCTCAGCCGCTACCCGCGCGACGAGCACCGCGATGCCGCCCTGGCCGAGCAGGCCGGCGCCGACGTGCTCTTCGCCCCCGATGTGGCCGAGATCTACCCCGACGGCTTCGCGACCAGCATCCACGTCTCGGGGCTCACCGACGTGCTCGACGGCGCCGCCCGCGGTGCGCACCACTTCGACGGGGTCGCCACGGTCGTCACCAAACTGCTCGGCATCGTGCGGCCCGACACCGCCTACTTCGGGCAGAAGGACGCCCAGCAGGTGCTCGTCGTCCGCCGCGTCGCGCGCGACCTCGACCTCGACGTGCGCATCGAGGCGCTGCCCACCGTGCGCGAACCCGACGGGCTCGCCATGAGCTCGCGCAACATCTACCTCGATGCGGATGCCCGCCGCCGGGCGACTGCACTGAACAGGGCGCTCACGGTGGCATCCGACCTGCACCGCTCGGGCGAACGCGACGCGGCCACCCTCGTGGCCGCCGCTCGATGGGTGCTCGACGCCGCAGGGATCACCCCCGAGTACCTCGAACTGCGCGACGCGACCGACCTGCGCGCGCTCACCCGTGTCGACGACGACGCCCTGCTCGCGGTCGCCGCGCGCGTCGGCGACGCCCGCCTGATCGACAACCACCTCCTCACCGCCTCGCCGAAGAAGCCGTCATGA
- the panB gene encoding 3-methyl-2-oxobutanoate hydroxymethyltransferase, whose translation MSTHAAPRRRVTLADLAAKKRAGEPLVMVTAYDHPGAQIAEAAGVDLVLVGDSAAMTVLGYDSTVPITVDEMLVLTRAVRRGLDAPLLVGDLPFGSYEASDALALATAQRFVKEAGVDLVKIERGGTSVARARALVDAGIPVVGHVGLTPQSVAALGGYRAQGRTAEAAIAVIDDAIALQNAGCSLLVVEAVPSPVTAAIVDRVDFPVIGIGAGASADGQVLVFHDLLGIYDGPAARFVKRYAHLRDAAIDGVAAYAREVRSGAYPAPEHGYTMADAEEQRLRELLDRR comes from the coding sequence ATGAGCACCCACGCCGCCCCGCGCCGACGCGTCACCCTCGCAGACCTCGCCGCCAAGAAACGCGCCGGCGAACCACTCGTGATGGTCACCGCGTACGACCACCCCGGCGCGCAGATCGCCGAGGCAGCGGGCGTCGACCTCGTCCTCGTCGGCGACTCGGCCGCGATGACCGTGCTCGGCTACGACAGCACCGTGCCGATCACCGTCGACGAGATGCTCGTGCTCACCAGGGCTGTGCGCCGCGGACTCGACGCGCCCCTGCTGGTCGGGGATCTGCCGTTCGGCTCGTATGAGGCATCCGACGCCCTCGCGCTCGCCACCGCCCAGCGCTTCGTGAAAGAGGCCGGTGTCGACCTGGTCAAGATCGAACGCGGCGGCACGAGTGTCGCCCGGGCCCGCGCCCTCGTCGACGCGGGCATCCCCGTCGTCGGCCACGTCGGACTCACCCCGCAGAGCGTCGCCGCCCTCGGCGGCTACCGCGCGCAGGGACGCACCGCCGAGGCGGCGATCGCCGTGATCGACGACGCCATCGCACTGCAGAACGCCGGATGCTCGCTACTGGTCGTCGAAGCCGTTCCCTCGCCCGTCACGGCGGCGATCGTCGACCGCGTCGACTTCCCGGTGATCGGCATCGGCGCCGGTGCCAGCGCCGACGGGCAGGTGCTGGTGTTCCACGACCTGCTCGGCATCTACGACGGCCCCGCCGCCCGGTTCGTCAAGCGCTACGCCCACTTGCGCGACGCCGCGATCGACGGCGTCGCTGCCTACGCGCGCGAGGTGCGGTCGGGTGCCTACCCCGCGCCCGAGCACGGGTACACGATGGCGGATGCTGAAGAGCAGCGCCTGCGCGAACTGCTCGATCGGCGCTGA
- a CDS encoding SDR family oxidoreductase produces MSDLTAPTGRERELRAAPRDDGTAPRALVLGATGYIGGRLTPRLLSAGYRVRVLARDAARARSFAWGDDVEIVEGEAQNADAVTRAMHDVDVVYYLVHSMGGGKDFDARDAEAAHAVADAAAASGVRRIVYLGGLHPDGAELSPHLRSRVQVGEILLASGVPTLVLQAGVVIGSGSASFEMIRHLTEVLPYMPAPKWVRNRIQPIAIRDVLHYLLGAARVDATVNAAVDIGGPDVLRYGQMMNGYALEAGLPQRAIAALPVLTPRLASLWVNLVTPVPRAIARPLVESLQNECVMKNRAIDDLIPGPEGGLMPYRRAVSLALGRVDADGVETSWQDAEVSGAPSDPLPSDPDWAGRTVFTDERTVHTSAPVAEVWRVIVGIGGQNGWYSSRFLWALRGIMDRVIGGVGLRRGRRSRTRVRPGDAVDFWRVEAVHEPTADAEAGGLLRLRAEMRVPGAAWLELRAVPDATGTRYEQRAVFFPRGLTGRLYWLAVLPFHGFIFAGMAARITAAAESGAAGSAG; encoded by the coding sequence ATGAGCGACCTGACCGCACCGACCGGCCGCGAACGCGAACTGCGCGCGGCGCCCCGCGATGACGGCACCGCACCGCGCGCGCTCGTCCTCGGCGCGACCGGGTACATCGGCGGGCGCCTCACACCCCGCCTTCTGAGCGCCGGCTACCGCGTGCGCGTGCTTGCGCGCGACGCGGCCCGCGCACGCTCGTTCGCGTGGGGCGACGACGTCGAGATCGTCGAGGGAGAGGCGCAGAACGCGGATGCCGTCACCCGGGCCATGCACGATGTGGACGTCGTCTACTACCTGGTGCACTCCATGGGCGGCGGCAAGGACTTCGACGCCCGCGATGCCGAGGCCGCGCACGCCGTAGCGGATGCCGCCGCGGCATCCGGGGTGCGTCGGATCGTCTATCTGGGCGGCCTGCACCCGGACGGCGCCGAGCTGTCGCCGCATTTGCGCTCGCGCGTGCAGGTGGGTGAGATCCTGCTCGCCTCGGGAGTGCCCACGCTGGTGCTGCAGGCCGGCGTGGTGATCGGCTCGGGATCGGCGTCGTTCGAGATGATCCGCCACCTCACCGAGGTGCTGCCGTACATGCCCGCCCCCAAGTGGGTGCGCAACCGCATTCAGCCGATCGCGATCCGCGACGTGCTGCACTACCTGCTGGGCGCGGCGCGGGTGGATGCCACGGTGAACGCCGCGGTCGACATCGGCGGCCCCGATGTGCTGCGCTACGGGCAGATGATGAACGGGTACGCGCTCGAAGCGGGACTGCCGCAGCGGGCGATCGCGGCTCTGCCGGTGCTGACCCCTCGCCTGGCGTCGCTGTGGGTCAACCTGGTGACGCCGGTGCCGCGGGCGATCGCGCGCCCGCTCGTGGAGTCGCTGCAGAACGAGTGCGTGATGAAGAACCGGGCGATCGACGACCTGATCCCCGGCCCCGAAGGCGGGCTGATGCCCTACCGGCGGGCGGTGTCGCTGGCGCTCGGCCGGGTCGACGCGGATGGCGTCGAGACGAGTTGGCAGGATGCCGAGGTGTCGGGCGCCCCGAGCGACCCGTTGCCGAGCGACCCGGACTGGGCGGGGCGGACCGTGTTCACCGATGAGCGCACCGTGCACACGAGCGCGCCCGTGGCAGAAGTCTGGCGGGTGATCGTGGGCATCGGCGGGCAGAACGGCTGGTACTCATCACGGTTCCTGTGGGCGCTGCGCGGCATCATGGATCGCGTGATCGGCGGTGTCGGTCTGCGACGCGGGCGGCGCAGCCGCACCCGCGTGCGCCCCGGAGACGCCGTGGACTTCTGGCGGGTCGAGGCGGTTCACGAACCGACCGCTGATGCAGAAGCGGGCGGCCTGCTGCGGTTGCGGGCCGAGATGAGAGTGCCCGGCGCCGCGTGGCTCGAGCTGAGAGCGGTGCCGGATGCCACGGGCACGCGCTACGAGCAGCGGGCCGTGTTCTTTCCTCGCGGGCTCACCGGACGGCTGTACTGGCTGGCCGTGCTGCCGTTCCACGGGTTCATCTTCGCCGGCATGGCGGCGCGCATCACGGCCGCGGCCGAGTCGGGTGCCGCCGGTTCGGCTGGGTGA
- a CDS encoding PadR family transcriptional regulator — MSNAFPSGGFGFGASNGAGNPLAGVWEAMDQLRSTFEQRPGTSRMARGDVRAAVISLLAEKPMHGYQIISEIGERSGGAWKPSAGSVYPTLQLLADEGLITAEEQGGRKTYSLTEAGIAESEEAAAKPAPWENAGNRAPGHLALLPKAGMELASATAQLARTGTPEQVDEGVAVLEDARRKLYAILAEG; from the coding sequence ATGAGCAACGCATTCCCCAGTGGCGGCTTCGGCTTCGGAGCCAGCAACGGCGCAGGAAACCCGCTCGCGGGTGTGTGGGAGGCGATGGACCAGCTGCGCAGCACCTTCGAGCAGCGTCCCGGCACCTCGCGCATGGCCCGCGGCGACGTACGTGCGGCCGTCATCTCGCTGCTCGCCGAGAAGCCGATGCACGGCTACCAGATCATCAGCGAGATCGGCGAGCGTTCGGGCGGCGCCTGGAAGCCGAGCGCCGGATCGGTCTACCCGACGCTGCAGCTGCTCGCCGATGAGGGCCTGATCACCGCCGAAGAGCAGGGTGGCCGCAAGACCTACTCGCTCACCGAAGCGGGTATCGCCGAGTCGGAAGAGGCCGCCGCCAAGCCCGCCCCGTGGGAGAACGCCGGCAACCGCGCGCCCGGGCACCTCGCCCTGCTTCCCAAGGCCGGCATGGAGCTCGCCAGCGCCACCGCGCAGCTCGCCCGCACCGGAACCCCCGAACAGGTCGACGAGGGCGTCGCCGTGCTCGAAGACGCGCGCCGCAAGCTGTACGCGATTCTCGCCGAAGGGTGA
- a CDS encoding ABC1 kinase family protein encodes MADARDSRVAEPRAGRDAAGRARYRRILRFAARAFVQIWWFELVLPRVGMAHVAERTRDDRMLALARRFRTLAVALGGLMIKIGQFMSSRLDVLPPEITAELAALQDEVPAVPFDQIRVVADTELGMPLERAFASFDRMPVAAASLGQAHRATLLPADAAETGLDAVIVKVQRPGIDRIVEVDLAALRRVARWAQRVRMVSDRVDAPALVEEFAQTCHEEIDYLHEAVSAERFAQDFIDDDRVGAPAIVWERSTRRVLTLEDVTAIKINDTVALRAAGIDPADIAQVFAGVMLDQVFTHSFVHADPHPGNIFVTPLDASARGWRLTFIDFGMMAEVPDDLRAGLRTLVIAVAARDSQGLVRAAQQIGVLLPSADTVQLERALTVLFARFGGMGFSELRDVDPDELRQFGMEFGDTVRSLPVQLPEKLLLLMRAVSLTSGMCSALDASFNIWEPVEPYATKLLRDESGNLVQDLVAQSTANMGALWRMPARVDGLIDRFDAGTLTFDISSLEHRLDRIIRVAVRAVSAVLFGGLLIGGALLLGPVTWLGVTLMSVSVLPLLHAVFGRR; translated from the coding sequence ATGGCGGATGCCCGAGACTCGCGCGTCGCCGAACCGCGCGCCGGCAGGGATGCCGCGGGACGCGCCCGCTACCGGCGCATCCTGCGCTTCGCGGCGCGCGCGTTCGTGCAGATCTGGTGGTTCGAACTCGTGCTGCCCCGGGTGGGGATGGCGCATGTCGCCGAACGCACGCGCGACGATCGGATGCTGGCGCTCGCCCGTCGCTTCCGCACGCTCGCGGTGGCGCTGGGCGGGCTGATGATCAAGATCGGCCAGTTCATGTCGTCGAGGCTCGACGTGCTGCCGCCCGAGATCACGGCCGAACTTGCCGCATTGCAGGACGAGGTGCCCGCGGTGCCGTTCGATCAGATCCGCGTGGTGGCCGACACTGAACTCGGCATGCCGCTCGAGCGGGCGTTCGCCTCGTTCGATCGGATGCCCGTGGCCGCGGCATCCCTCGGTCAGGCGCACCGCGCCACCCTGCTGCCCGCGGATGCGGCCGAGACCGGTCTGGACGCGGTGATCGTCAAGGTGCAGCGTCCCGGCATCGACCGGATCGTCGAGGTCGACCTCGCGGCGCTGCGGCGGGTCGCCCGCTGGGCCCAGCGGGTGCGCATGGTCTCGGACCGCGTCGATGCGCCCGCGCTCGTCGAGGAGTTCGCGCAGACCTGCCACGAAGAGATCGACTACCTGCACGAGGCCGTGAGTGCTGAGCGCTTCGCGCAGGACTTCATCGATGATGACCGCGTCGGTGCGCCCGCGATCGTCTGGGAGCGCAGTACGCGCCGGGTGCTCACCCTCGAAGACGTCACGGCCATCAAGATCAACGACACGGTGGCGCTGCGTGCCGCCGGCATCGACCCGGCCGACATCGCCCAAGTGTTCGCCGGCGTCATGCTCGATCAGGTCTTCACCCACTCGTTCGTGCATGCCGACCCGCACCCCGGAAACATCTTCGTCACCCCGCTCGACGCCAGTGCGCGGGGCTGGCGGCTGACGTTCATCGACTTCGGCATGATGGCCGAGGTACCCGACGACCTGCGCGCCGGGCTGCGCACGCTCGTGATCGCCGTCGCCGCGCGCGACAGTCAGGGGCTCGTGCGCGCCGCGCAGCAGATCGGCGTGCTGCTGCCGTCGGCCGACACGGTTCAGCTCGAACGTGCTCTCACCGTGCTGTTCGCCCGCTTCGGAGGGATGGGCTTCAGCGAGCTGCGCGACGTCGACCCCGACGAGCTGCGCCAGTTCGGCATGGAGTTCGGCGACACCGTGCGCAGCCTGCCCGTGCAACTGCCCGAGAAGCTGCTGCTGCTCATGCGCGCCGTCTCGCTGACCTCGGGCATGTGCAGCGCGCTGGATGCGTCGTTCAACATCTGGGAGCCCGTCGAGCCGTATGCCACCAAGCTGCTGCGCGACGAGAGCGGAAACCTGGTGCAGGATCTCGTCGCGCAGTCGACCGCGAACATGGGTGCGCTGTGGCGCATGCCCGCACGCGTGGACGGACTCATCGACCGCTTCGACGCCGGCACCCTCACCTTCGACATCTCCAGCCTGGAACACCGACTCGACCGGATCATCCGCGTGGCGGTGCGGGCCGTGTCGGCAGTGTTGTTCGGCGGACTGCTGATCGGGGGCGCGCTTCTGCTCGGGCCGGTCACCTGGCTCGGGGTCACGCTCATGAGCGTTTCGGTGCTGCCGCTCCTGCACGCGGTGTTCGGGCGGCGGTAG
- a CDS encoding flavin reductase family protein, producing the protein MFHAYPAAAWAEESAHGFSASLSADEFKALFRGHPGGVAVITADAGDGPVALTATSVVSVSAEPPLLIFSVSALSSASDVLSRAESVVVHLLDAQDLDLAKLGATGGIDRFAQTHRWSRLSTGEPVYAGVRAWVRCAVINRMDAGTSTVIAAHALESHIERDVDPGAPGDALVYHNRGWHRLSAQSRIER; encoded by the coding sequence GTGTTCCACGCGTATCCCGCCGCGGCGTGGGCCGAGGAGTCGGCGCACGGCTTCTCGGCCTCGCTCTCGGCTGACGAGTTCAAGGCACTGTTCCGCGGACACCCTGGTGGCGTCGCCGTCATCACCGCGGATGCCGGCGACGGGCCGGTCGCGCTGACCGCCACGTCGGTCGTGTCAGTCAGCGCCGAACCGCCGCTGCTGATCTTCTCGGTCTCGGCCCTGTCGTCAGCATCCGACGTTCTCTCACGCGCGGAGAGCGTGGTCGTTCACCTGCTCGACGCGCAGGATCTCGACCTCGCCAAGCTCGGCGCGACCGGTGGCATCGATCGCTTCGCTCAGACGCACCGCTGGTCGCGCCTGAGCACCGGCGAACCCGTGTACGCCGGAGTGCGCGCGTGGGTGCGGTGCGCCGTCATCAATCGCATGGATGCCGGAACCTCGACCGTCATCGCCGCTCATGCGCTCGAGTCGCACATCGAACGCGACGTCGATCCCGGTGCTCCGGGCGACGCACTGGTCTACCACAACCGCGGGTGGCACCGGCTGAGCGCGCAGTCGCGCATCGAGCGCTGA
- a CDS encoding methionine synthase, translating into MTGHEASSAHTLLPTSTVGSLPKPSWLAQPETLWSPWKLQGTELAEGKQDALRSAVQEQTARGIDIVSDGEQTRQHFVTTFIEHLSGVDFEQRETVRIRDRYDASVPTVVGAVTRERPVFVDDAKFLRAATVRPIKWALPGPMTMVDTLHDAHYRSREKLAWEFATILNQEARELEAAGVDVIQFDEPAFNVFFDDVKDWGVAALERAVEGLRAETVVHICYGYGITANNEWKTTLGSEWRQYEESFPLLQRSSIDTISLESHHSRVPTDLIELLRGKKVMLGAIDVATEQVETPEEVADTLRKALAFVDADKLVASTNCGMAPLRRDVALAKLSALSAGASIVREELAGRGV; encoded by the coding sequence ATGACCGGCCACGAGGCGTCGAGCGCGCACACGCTCCTGCCGACCTCCACCGTCGGCAGCCTGCCGAAACCGTCGTGGCTCGCGCAGCCCGAAACCCTCTGGTCGCCGTGGAAGCTGCAGGGCACCGAGCTGGCCGAGGGCAAGCAGGATGCTCTGCGCTCGGCCGTGCAGGAGCAGACGGCGCGCGGTATCGACATCGTCAGCGACGGCGAGCAGACCCGCCAACACTTCGTCACGACGTTCATCGAGCACCTCAGCGGCGTCGATTTCGAGCAGCGTGAGACCGTGCGCATCCGCGACCGCTACGACGCGAGCGTGCCCACCGTCGTCGGGGCGGTCACGCGCGAGCGGCCCGTGTTCGTCGACGACGCGAAGTTCTTGCGCGCCGCGACCGTCCGCCCCATCAAGTGGGCTCTGCCCGGCCCGATGACGATGGTCGACACCCTGCACGACGCGCACTACCGGAGCCGCGAGAAGCTGGCGTGGGAGTTCGCGACGATCCTCAACCAAGAGGCCAGAGAACTCGAAGCCGCCGGCGTCGACGTCATCCAGTTCGACGAGCCCGCCTTCAATGTCTTCTTCGATGACGTCAAGGACTGGGGTGTCGCGGCGCTGGAGCGCGCGGTAGAAGGGCTGCGCGCCGAAACGGTCGTGCATATCTGCTACGGCTACGGGATCACGGCCAACAACGAGTGGAAGACGACGCTCGGGTCGGAGTGGCGGCAGTACGAGGAGTCGTTCCCGTTGCTGCAGCGGTCGAGCATCGACACCATCTCGCTGGAGTCGCATCACTCTCGTGTGCCGACCGATCTGATCGAACTGCTGCGTGGCAAGAAGGTCATGCTCGGCGCCATCGACGTCGCGACCGAGCAGGTCGAGACCCCCGAAGAGGTCGCCGACACACTGCGAAAGGCGCTCGCGTTCGTCGATGCCGACAAGCTCGTCGCGAGCACGAACTGCGGCATGGCTCCGTTGCGTCGCGATGTCGCACTGGCGAAGCTCAGCGCGCTCAGCGCGGGCGCGAGCATCGTTCGCGAAGAACTCGCGGGTCGAGGAGTCTGA
- a CDS encoding DUF1852 domain-containing protein → MADDFAFSITTTRFDEDYSPSQSSRATTNFANLARGEHRQENLRNALTMIDRRFNDLAGWDNPDGDRYTLELDIVSAQLEFTAADEDREFPLLEVLDIWIVDQHTGARHHGIVGNNFSSYVRDFDFSVLLPAIKSADAGIPDDFGDLHGKLFAHFLASDAYRERFEKLPVICISVSTSRTYRRTGNHHPVLGVEYEQDDSSLTDDYFGKMGLRVRYFMPRGSVAPLAFYFRGDLLGDYSDLELIGTISTMETFQKIYRPEIYNANAAAPAVYRPSLQQQDYSQTRIAYDRVERSQLAVTQGKYTEEHFITPHKDVLERWAADYLTPAA, encoded by the coding sequence ATGGCGGACGACTTCGCTTTCAGCATCACCACCACTCGCTTCGACGAGGACTACTCCCCCTCGCAGAGCTCGCGCGCGACGACGAACTTCGCCAACCTGGCCCGGGGCGAGCACCGTCAGGAGAACCTGCGCAATGCGCTGACCATGATCGACCGTCGCTTCAACGACCTCGCCGGCTGGGACAACCCGGACGGCGACCGCTACACACTAGAGCTCGACATCGTCTCGGCGCAGCTGGAGTTCACCGCAGCAGACGAAGACCGGGAGTTCCCGCTGCTCGAGGTGCTCGACATCTGGATCGTCGACCAGCACACCGGCGCCCGCCACCACGGCATCGTCGGCAACAACTTCTCGTCCTACGTGCGCGACTTCGACTTCAGCGTGCTGCTGCCCGCAATCAAGTCCGCCGACGCCGGCATCCCCGACGACTTCGGAGACCTTCACGGCAAGCTGTTCGCGCACTTCCTGGCATCCGACGCCTACCGGGAGCGCTTCGAGAAGCTGCCCGTGATCTGCATCAGCGTCTCGACGAGCCGCACGTACCGCCGCACCGGCAACCACCACCCCGTTCTCGGCGTCGAGTACGAGCAGGACGACTCGTCGCTCACCGATGACTACTTCGGCAAGATGGGGCTGCGGGTGCGGTACTTCATGCCCCGTGGCAGCGTCGCACCGCTCGCCTTCTACTTCCGTGGCGACCTGCTGGGCGACTACTCCGACCTGGAGCTCATCGGCACGATCAGCACCATGGAGACGTTCCAGAAGATCTACCGTCCCGAGATCTACAACGCCAACGCGGCTGCTCCGGCTGTGTACCGCCCGAGCCTGCAGCAGCAGGACTACTCGCAGACGCGGATCGCGTACGACCGGGTCGAGCGCAGCCAGCTCGCTGTCACCCAGGGCAAGTACACCGAAGAGCACTTCATCACCCCGCACAAGGATGTCCTTGAGCGGTGGGCCGCCGACTACCTCACCCCCGCCGCATGA